The Clostridia bacterium DNA segment ATGCTTATCGAGTTGCCATCCAAAATTTGGATACCATCTATTCCCTCAGTGGCTCCACTTAAATATTTGTCCAAGCCCTTCAAGCCCTCGAGCAATCGAATCAGTTTAGGCGAATTGCTATTTGCCATCCGTATGGCTCGTTCAATACTATATTTGACATCCTCTGCACCAACCCTTCTGCCACTATGAAATACCTTGAATGGGTTCAGATCTATCGTCAGGATAGATTGTTCTTCTTTTACCTGTTCAATCAGATCACTCGCAACGACACTGCCTCCAGCATCTTCAAATAATGATTGGTATAGAAGTGTGCAAACCATACGCTCAGCAAAGGATTCTTGTCTTGTAGGATCAAGGGTACTCGGCTCATCTTGGATAACCAAGGTGACCATACTTTCTTCGGTAACCAAACCAGTAATTTGCACAGTAGGGTCTGGCGTCTGTTCAAAGGTTCGTTGAATTAAGTAAACAGAAAGAAAGGTCACGACTAATATGCTCGTTGCTATTAAAAGATATTTTCTTAAAAGAGATTGTCTTGCCATCTTGCTCCCCTTGATCTAAATAAAAATCAGTCCTTGACCCGTTATATGATCCTTTTTAAACGAGACGTCTCCGTCAAACCCGGAATACGACCACGTTTGGCGATTGGTTTGCCATCCACCACTTTCAAATCCATCGTCATGTCTATTGCCGAAGCACCTGAAATATAGCTACCTACACCAAACGCATCCGCACCAGCTTCTTTCAATAGCTCAATTCGCTCTGGAGTAAGCCCTCCAGATACAAATATCTGCACATTCTGGTGTCCACTCATATCCAGTCTTGCACGTATCTCACGGACAAGTCCTTGTGTAACTCCACCTCGTTCACTCGGAGTATCCAATCTAATGCCTTTTAAACGTTCACCAAAATAATCTGCTATTCGGAGTGTTTCAACTGCCTCATCCTGGAAGGTATCTACTAGGACTAGCCTTGGTTCATTCTCTGGCATATATTTGTCATAACCAATTGCTCCCTCTAGGGTATCGCCCAAAACCAAAAAAATGGCATGTGGAACAGTTCCTACCGGTTCAAGATTCTGTAGTTTAGCAGCCACTATGCAGCTTGCACCCGATGCCCCTCCAATAAGAGCAGCGCGCTCCATTACCGGTGCAACAGCAGGATGTACGTGTCGAGCACCAAAAGAATATACTGGTTTACCGGCAGCTGCTTCCACAATCTCAGCCGTTGCAGTAGCCCAACCACTGGAGCTGGCAAGCATACCAAGAATAACGGTTTCAAACATACCGAATTCATCATATGGTCCTTCTATTCTTAGCACGACCTCTTTTTCATAAAACACAGATCCCTCAGGCAGAGCATGAACTTTAACCTTCTTATCTTTCAACAGATTTTCTACTTCGCCGATACCGGCAAACATACCCGTTTTTCTAGCAAATACTTCAGCCACTACATTCGTCTGTCCCTTACCCATCTCATTCAGGATTTCCCTTGTTTTAACAAAGTAAACATCCGTTGTATAGCCATCCAATATTTCTTCGTGGGTTGCGGAGTAGAACAGTCGTTCCTCATCGACATGAAAAGCACCAACCTGATCTAATTTCTTTAATTCTGCCATAGTTTATTCCTCACATTCTTAAACTTAATTTTACCTCAACCGGTGATAATTTTTAATATATTTTGCCTAAAACTTGCTTATCCCATACCTCATCAAGATATTTTTGCACCATTTGCTTGCTTCCATTCGTATCAATTACTAAATCAGCATAGGAAAGCTTTTCTTCACTACTCATCTGAGAGGACAGTCTCTTTTCAATTTCTTTATCACTGAGGCCATCTCGTTTCTTAATTCTGTCTGCTTGCGTGCTTTTGCTACAGTCTGTAACCCATACCTTGTCCACACGTTTATGCAATCCAGCCTCAATTAAAAGTGGGGCATCAATAACGATTACCGTTTCCTTCCCCTGCTTTTCTATGATTGTATTCATCCGGTTTATGATACGTGGATGGATAAATTTCTCTAATTGCTCTCGTTTGGGGGCATCTCCAAAAACAATTTTTCCCAACACTTTTCGGTCAATTTCCTTGTTTTGATTTAAAATTTCTTTTCCAAAAAATGCGACTATATCCTCATAGGCAGGCCTGCCGGGGGCAACTACTTCTCTAGCCAATTGATCTGCATCAATTATTAGGGCACCTTTTGACCGCAAAAAACGAGCTACTGTGGTTTTCCCGGTTCCCATATTCCCTGTAAGTCCAATAATCATAAGCACCTACTTCTGGCAGTGACGGCAGTAGGTCGTCGTCCTGCCTGCTATTTTGCAAGAGCTGAGCGGGGTTCCACAAATAACACAAGGCACGTTTTCCTTGCCATATACCTTATGGCTTTCCTGGAATCCGCCTTTCTGCCCTCTCGCATTGATATAGTCATTTATGCTTGAGCCACCTTCCGCAATTGCCTGCCTTAAAACAGACAAAATAGAATCATATAGCTTTCTTTTCTCTTTTTTTGTAAGAGTCGAAATATCCCGGCCAGGGTAGATGCCTGCTGCAAAAAGCGATTCGTCGGCATAAATATTCCCAATACCAGCGATAAAGCTTTGATCTAGTAACCAGCGTTTTATAGCACCACTTCTTTTCTTTTCAAACAAAGCAAGAAAATCATTCGGCCCGAAGGAAGGGTCCAATGGTTCTGGGCCCATCTTGCGTAATCCGGGTAAACAGGATATATCATGGTTGTCTAAAAGATGGATCCCGCCAAACCGGCGCACATCGGTAAATCGCATCTCTTCCCCTCCTGACAGTTTCCAGATCACATGGGTGTGCTTTTTCATCGCTGTGCCTTCATTGCTAAGATACAGCTGCCCAGTCATGCCCAAATGCACTATCAGCATATGGCCTGTAGATAGGCTTCCCAATAAATACTTGCCTCTTCTTGCAAATCCCTCTATTACATTATTTTGCATTACCTGCTCAAAGTAGCTTGCATCTGTATTCTTGATAACACTAGCTCGCAACACCTTACAGTCCAAGATTTCTTTGTTTCTAAGTGAGCCGTCTAGCTCACGTCTAATGTTCTCGACCTCTGGCAATTCGGGCATTTAGATTCCCTCCATGTCGTACCATGTTGTACCGCTCTTCATATCCACCTTCAAAGGCACCGAAAGTTTGTACGCATCTTCCATACATCGACGCAACAAATCTGTTGCGGCCTCTAACTCTTCTTTGGGTAACTCTAAGATGATTTCATCATGTACTTGAAGGATCATTCTAGCTTTTAATTTTTCTTTTTTCAAAGCCTCATCCACCTTCAGCATAGCAATCTTTATAATATCTGCCGCTGAACCTTGTACCGGGGTATTCATCGCCATCCGCTCAGCACCACTTCTAGCATTGAAATTGCTGCTATTTATATTTCGTATTCTTCTCTTTCTGTTGAGCATCGTTCTTACTTCACCAGAAGCTTTGGCTTCCGCAATGGTCTCATCAATGAATCTCTTAACCCCAGGATAGCGTTCAAAATAGGTCTCTATATATTCCTTGGCTTCATAAACAGGAATGTTCAAGTCACGGGCCAGGCCAAAATCACTAATCCCATATACGATTCCAAAGTTCACAGCCTTGGCTTTGCGTCTCATGGCTTTATTAACCATTTCCATAGGAATATCAAACACTTCACTGGCCGTTGCAGTATGGATATCCTTGTCCTCAATATAGGCTTGCGTCATTTTCTCATCTTTAGACAAATGTGCCAATACCCTAAGCTCAATTTGGCTATAGTCTGCAGCCATGAGTATATTCCCATCATCCACTGGCTTAAAGGCTCGGCGAATCAACTTGGATTCCTCTGTTCGAATCGGAATATTTTGAAGATTAGGATCTGTGCTAGACAGTCTACCCGTAGAGGCCACCGTCTGGTTGTAACTGGTATGAATGATGCCATCTTTTCGGCTTCCTTGCTCCAGCAATCCTTCCACATAGGTGCTATTCAACTTAACCCATTTACGGTAATCCAAAACCAAGGACACAATGGGATGATCATCTTTCAGCTTATCCAGTACTTCTGCATCTGTAGAGTATCCCGTCTTGGTCTTTTTAAGGGGGGTAAGCTCTAACGTTTCAAACAGGATTTTGGATAGCTGCTTGGGGCTATTTATATTAAAGCGCTCTCCCGCATTCTCGTAAATTTCCGATTCAATCGCTTCAATCGTTTTCAGTAGTTTAGTCCGCATAGTAGACAGATAGTCCAGATCTACCCTTACACCGTGTCGCTCCATATCACACAGTACAGACAAAAGAGGCAATTCCAAATCCTCATATAGGGATAAAAGGCCCTCTTCTTCTAGTGCCTTTTGAAGCAAGGGGAAGGAAAGATAATTTGCAAGTACAGCCCAATGCTCCGCATTGGAAGGCAATTTTACATCTAAATAGTTGGCAATTAGGGTTTCTTCCGTATACTCTCTAGCCTCTGCATCCAAAAGGTAAGCCATCAGGGATACGTCGTCAACCAAGGGTAATTCTAGGTCCCACATTTTGCACAGAGATAATAGGGTTTTCGCTTGCAAGGACATAATTCTTTGTCCAGAATCTACCGTTGCCCGTATAAATCCCTCGGCCTGCCCTGGCATGGGCATAAACGGAACAAATTCGCCTAGCGTTTTACCATCGAAGATCTGAATCTTCTTTATGTTGGTTTCTTTCCTGGTCTGTTCACAAACCAAGGCCAAACCCAGTTCAGCAGATTTTCGTTCTGCCATAAATTCACGCCATTCGTCTATATCTTCTATGGTTACAAGCTTATATTGTATTGTCCGGGTAGGCCTTTTTTCTTCCGCCTGGGCCACTGTTACGGTCGTCATACCCATCTTTTTAACGAGCGATGTGAATTCCAGTTCCTGAAATAAAGCTGCTGCCTTTTCCTTATCCAAACCAGTGAAGCGATAATCTGCCAAATCCTCTAGATTTTCAATATTGGTTGCAATCTGTCCCAACTCGTAGCTAAGTTCCGCCTGATCTTTGAACGTAGTAAGGTTTTCTAGTAGTTTTTTACCGGATACGTCACCTAAGTGTTCATATACCCCTTCCAAATTGCCATAGGCCTTAATTAGTTTTAAAGCGGTCTTTTCTCCAACACCGGGTACACCGGGAATATTATCTGAGTTATCGCCCATCAGGGATTTAACATCGATTAGTTGTTCCGGTTTTATTCCATATTTTTCGTCGATAAAGGCTATATCGCAACGTTCTGTCTGGCTGATGCCCCGCTTGGTATAAAGCACTTGAATGTTATCGTCCACCAATTGCAAGGCGTCTCTATCTCCGGTGACAATTAGAGCATTCTTTCCCTCGGAGGCAGCTTTCTTGGCATAGGCGCCTAAGATATCATCTGCTTCATATTCATCCATTTCTACGTAAGGAATACCCAAAGCATCCATCACTTCGCGAACCGTGGCAAATTGTTGGGCTAGCTCTGGGGCACTTTTTTTCCTTGTTCCCTTATATTCGGCGTACATTTTATGTCTGAATGTTTTTTTACCCTTATCGAAAGCCACCAAAAGATAATCTGGTTTTTCTTCATCCAACAGCCGAAGCAGCATGGTTACAAAACCGTATACCGCATTTGTGTAGCGACCTTTTTTGGTTTCTAAGAGTGGGAGTGCATGAAAGGCTCTATGTAATAACGAATTTCCATCTATCAATACAATCTTTTCCATTAAGTACCGTCCTTGTTAAATTTCTCTACTAATCATATCAAAAAAAAGAAAGCTATGCTCCTTTTTCTGAGCATAGCTGCATTCTTTCTATTGTATTATTTCCACTCGTATTTCCACCAACGACGGTGTTTCCTCTGTACCGACATCATTTTCACTCTCTTCGTCCTTCTCACCTAGCTCGGTTAAAAAGTTCTCCCAGCTAGATAGGCCTTCTGCATCCAGTTGAACGGCATATACAAGGTATTCTGGGTTTTCTTCAACTTCTACCAAAGAAAGCTCTTTTTGTTCAAAATACGTCTTAACGGCAGCCAAGCTTTCTTCCTTAATAAAATAAGTTGGCTCCATCCTGTTTTCTTCCGTAACGGCCATTTCCGGCGATGCATTTTTTAAAGTAACTTCAGTCTCTTCATCTGCTGCAGGTGCTGCAAACATCATGGGTTCTTCAGCAGGTTCTGCACCCATTCCATCGCTATCTTCTAGCACATCCCCAAACGGAACTTCTTGCTCCTGCATCGCCATTTCCAGTGGTGCTTCATCTTTTAACATTTCAGAATTACCCATTCCTATCATGTTGGGCAAATTAATGGCAATCAATCCGGCTGCAGCAATACCCATAGCCACTCGTAGTACTCTTCTTTTATGCAGGGGCAGTACGGCTAGCATTCCCTTTTCTTGTTCCTTCACGGCCTCTTTCCAGTGGTTTCTGAACCCTTCCGGTACTTCTACGTCCGGGAGGTCGCGAATGGCTTGCATCATAATTTTGTATTCTTCATATTCTTTTCTGCATTCATCACATGTATCTAAATGGTTATTGAACGCTGCTTCTTTATCTCCAAGTTTGGAATCCAGTGCATCGCTCATTTGTTCTCTGCATTCTTTGCAATCCATGACAACCTCCTTTCTTAACTATCTTTTTGACGTATGTAACCTTGCAGTTGTTCCCCCTGATTCAATAAGGCCTTCAGGTCCTTCCTAGCTCGGTAGATCCTAGATTTGACTGTCCCGACAGATATTTCTAAAATTTTTGCTATTTCTTCATAGGATAGCTCTTGGTATTCCCGCATCAGGAGTATCTCCCTGTGATCCTCCTTTAGCTTAGCAATTGTGTCTTGCATTAAAACACCTAGTTCCTTATTTTCAATTCGTTCTTCCGGGGTGGATTCTTCAGAAGGCAATTCCCTACTGATTTGTCCATCTTCTGTCTGAATATCGTCATCCAAGTGAAGCACTTTATTTCGTTTTCTTTTTCTAAGATAATCTCGACATGTATTCGAGGCCACATAGTTCATCCATGTGCTAAATGCGGCTTCCTGACGAAAACTTCCCAATTTCTTATATAGTTTTAGGATGATTTCCTGTGCAGCGTCTTCCGCATCTTCCCGATTCTTAAGAAAATAGAAACATATGGAATATATCTTTTTTTCGTAGCGAATAATTAGTTGCTCAAAGGCATCTACATCGCCATCATTGAATTTTCCTATTAGTTCCACATCGGAAACCATAACGACCTCCTCCTATCTAAAATTCTCCATTCTAGTTTACTAAGTATATATACCCTTGGCAACTAAATAAAACTTATAAATTTGTATTGACTTCCTGTAGTACATAAGGTAAAATTCCTATTGTTCACTTGAACAAGCCACTTTGCCGAAGTGGCGGAATTGGCAGACGCACTGGACTCAAAATCCAGCGAGGTTCACCCCTCGTGCGGGTTCGACTCCCGCCTTCGGCACCATATTAAAGGCTCCCGATTTTTCGGGAGCCTTTTCTTGTTTTTCACTAGATATAGATGAATTAACACTATCCAAATTGCCATATCGGCAAGACTCTTGTGAAACAGATCACTATACTTCGTCTAAGATAACAAACTAATATATAATTAAATTTTGTTAAAATTTAATGTAACCTTGAATAAATCTCCATCTATAGTCAAAGCCAATTTTCCGTTTTGCAGTTCGCTCAGGCTCCTTGCGATTGAGAGTCCGAGACCATTCCCCCCAGAATTCCGGGAGCTATCACCACGCACAAAACGCTCCATCAACTCTTCAGCAGATATGTTCAGAGGATACTTCGAAGTATTCTTAAAGATAATTACCACGTCTTTATCATATTCTTCAACAGCAATATACACGCGAGTTCCATTTTGAGCATATTTGCATACATTGTTCATTAAATTATCGAACACTCTCCATAGCTGACGTCCATCAGCCAAGACTCTAACTGGTTCTTCAGGCTTATTGACAACCAACTCAAGACCTGCGTTTGATAGTTTCTGTTCATATTCACCAACAGTCTGGACTAGCAATACACCTATTTCGCAAGGCGCTAAATGAACATCAATACTACCAGTAGAAGCCTTGGACGCTTCTACCAAATCTTCAATCAGTTTTTTCAACCGCTCAGATTGCCTTAGGAGCACCTCTGTGTATTCGTTGATTTTTTCATTTTCGATAGTCTCTTTTCCTATGAGATCTGCATAGTTAATTATGGAAGTCAGTGGTGTTTTGATGTCGTGAGAAACATTGGTAATCAACTCTGTTTTGAACCGTTCGCTTCTCATCCTCTCATCTACAGCCTGCGTCATACCATCAGCAATCTGATTCAAATTCTCGCCAGCGCGTCTGAAATCCCAGAACATCCATCTAGTGTTCACTTGATAGGAAAGGTCACCCGTCGCTAGCGCTTCACTGCCTTTCTGCAGCTTACGTAGCACTAGGGCAATATACAGAAAAAATGGCACCAGAGTAACATTGAATACCAGCCAAAGCATTGCTTGATGGCCAGTGTTACGGGACATTGCTGAGAGTAACAATATTAGACTTCCAGCACTCACAAGAATCAATGTCTTCCAGATCAGCGGAAGATTTCTAAGAAGTCTGACAATACATATCCATACTGCTTTTAGGATACGCAGTGTTAGCAGAATCAAGCGATAGAAAATCGTATTTTCCCACCACCTTCCCAACTTGATTCGTACTGCAAAGTTCATAGAGAAGAGCATCATCAAAATTAAAAGGGCCGGAACGCCAAGAGCTATAGCTATGTAGCTTTCTACTCCATACAGATTGGTATTAACAAACGCTATCACCGTAACTACAGCAACCGCATAAATCCCTAAATATAGGTCGAAGGGCATTGTCACATCCCCGTTAGCCACAATATCCTCGTATCCCGCTTTATGTCCCGCTGCGCAAAGCAGGAAAATTAATAAAGCGATAGAGGACAGGAGCGAAAGCAAACCGATAATCCAAATTCCATATCTCAGAGAATAAGCTAGTGTAAGCACCTGATTGGAAAATGAATATTTATCTGTCTGGGGAAAAGCATCATCAATGTAGATCTTAACCGTGTAACTTTCTTCAACAAACTGTTCCACCGTCGCAACTTCATCTTTATCAAATTGATGCTCAATTACAAAAGATGTTTGTCTATTCATGTTATTCGGAAAAATTTTCTTATCCTCTTTTTCGTTATCAACAAGAACTTCAAACCCAACGTTCGTTTCATTACAAAATTCATTGATATAGTCAGTATCATCTTTCAAATAAGAGTAAAGTAGGGTTCGTCCATCACTACGGCTCATTTCAGAAAAAATTTCCGTTTTGATTCTATTCTCGCTTTTCGTATAAAATTCATAATCCACCATCCAAAATGCAGCCAAAGCACTGCCCAAAATCATAGATGCTGTAATCACCAGCAAAAAAAATGCAATTATTTTTGCTGGGAGGCTATGTGTTAATTTTTTTTTCATTCCTGTTGTCCTCTCTTTCCAGGTTCCATTTTATATCCCTGCCCCCACACTACCTTCAAATATCTTGGTTCAGCAGGATTCCACTCCAATTTCTCTCTTAGATGCCGGATATGTACTGCTACAGAATTTTCATTTCCATAAGGAACGTCTTTCCATACTCGTTTGTAAATCTCTTTCGGTGAAAAAACGTGTCCTTGATTTTTCATCAACAATTTCAATATTTTATATTCCGTAGGTGTTAACGCTATCCTTTCTCCATCCCGCAACACAGTCTTGCTGTTGTCGTCAAGATCAATGCCTCCTACGCTGTAATTTTTCGGTTCTTGGGCACCACCACCCAATTGCATATACCTACGCAGTTGGGATTTCACACGAGCAGCCAATTCCACAGGACTAAAAGGTTTAGTGATATAATCATCAGCACCAACGTTCAATCCCAGAATCTTATCAGTATCCTCATTTTTTGCTGTCAGCAAGATAATAGGAACATTGCTCTTTTCTCTAATTTTCACCATGGCTGAAATGCCATCCATCTCAGGCATCATAATATCCATAAGAATTATGTGAATATCATTTTTTTCAATGACCGAAAGTGCTTCAACACCAGTAAAAGCTTCAAACAACATATAATTAGAATCTGCAAGATAAATTTTCAATGCACTAACAATGTCTCTTTCATCATCGCATATCAAGATGTTATACATAATCGTCCTCCTCTGGGAATATTGTACGTGGTTCTCACTTTAAATTTAAACTACTCAAACTCTTAAGATTTTATTAAGATGAATTATACTTTTATCTTTGAGATACCTTGAAAGTAATTCCCCTTTAGACCTATCGTACTATATTTCACATTTAAATAGAATTACTTCCCCCTAGACTCAAAATACGAGGTTCACCCCTCGTGCGGGTTTGACTCCCGCCTTCGGCACCAAAAAACTTAGGATTTTATATTCCTAAGTTTTTTTATATGAATTTTTCTAAATTCAATTTCTATTATAATGTTCTCTAATACCTAAATAATAGCCTTTCATGTTGGAGCGTGTAATAGTTGCATAGTTCCATATGGTTCTTTATGACCGTCAATCCATTGCGAGTACCATCAGTCCACATCTACCAAAATTATCATAGTCATATTACGAATTTTTACGTTTGTCGGCGTGTACTTCATTAGAATAAAGCCTAGGCAGTTGATAAAAATTAATCGTCATGGTTCTACTACTAGATGACTGAACGGTGTTTATTCTTTCAATGCAAATATAAAATAAAAGTCCCCCCATCCGTATAGGTTGGGGGGGCTTTAGATTAGCAATATGCATTCTTTCTTCCCATGGCTTAAAAGTTGTTTGCCACTATATTACTCTCTTCTGAAAATCAGGCAAGTAATCTCTTTCTAATCAAAAGAGTAATGGCTAGCAAAATACCAATCCAAATCATAGGAGTATAGAGGCTCTCACCACCTGTGTTTGGCATATCCGTTACTTCTGGCATATCCATTATATCCTCAAGCACAAAACTTTCTGGGACTAATACAGCATCAATCACATGTATCACACCGTTTGTCGCTTCAATATCTGCTGTTGTAACCTTGGATGAATTTACCATGACACCATCATCTAAATTTATTGTTAATGATTCACCTTGTAAAGTTGTTGCCATCATATCGTCCGTCAAGTCTGTACTCATGATTTTGCCAGATACAACATGATACAGTAACACATCCGCAAGATCCGGTTGAGCTAACAAGTCTGCTGCAGTAATGTCTAATGCTTCCAAGAGAGCTGCAAAAGCATCATTCGTCGGGGCAAACACTGTAAATGGCCCTTCACCCTGCAACGCACCAACTAGTTCAGCCTCCTGCAAAGCGGTGACAAGTATTGAAAAATTTTCATCCCCAGATGCAATATCAACAATATCGCCCGTAGCTGCAAGAGCAGGGGTGCTCAGCATTATGATGAATACCAATGTCAATAACATAGTAAATCTTTTTTTCATAGTAACACCTCCTAAATCAATACTATCATTCGTTTGATGTACCCCATAATTTTTAGTCCCACAAAATAAGAAAGCTCAACATCTTTTCCCTTCAGATGGCATCTATTTACCTCTACTGATATGAAGATGCTTACTATTCCAAAATAGCAACCTCCTAATCAATATAATGCTAATCTCTAGTACTATGCTTCAAGCATCGTAGAGCAACTATTATTTGAGTTTAAAAGATTTCCAAACAGATGCTTTACCCTTTTCTAGAAAAATAGCATCACCAATCAACCTTACCCGTGAAGCCCAGGCTATAAGCCCGATACATTTCAAGCCATAGGTTGTCTAGCTGACACTCCTTATTTTGTATAGATTTCATAATAGGGGGAAAAAATAAGTCGTGATATGAAACAAAAAATTCGTGCAACTGCTCTTCAGATAAGGTAATATTAAACAGTCTTATTTTTTATTTCCCCATGTTTACCAACAACAGATATAGTCATAGTGACTGTTATATACGTTTATTTGTAAACTATTTTTACACCAACACAGTTTTCTTTTATAAATATTACATAAAGTGAGGTAACCGATGAAAAAATTTGCGGGTGTTCTAATTATCGCTATGTTGCTGCTTACAGCATGTTCTGCCGAAGAACCAGTCAATTCTGAGACAGATTTCTTCGAAGAAACAGCAACAGAAAACAGCACGGTATCAGAAGAATTACAAAGCTTTGGTGATGTATACGATGGTGATTTAATAGAAACACTAGACTATTTTAATGATCACTATGAGCAGCTAGAGGATAATCAAATAAAAGATTTTTCAGAAAATATAGTTGCTGAATACACTGCCCTCTGCGAGAAACCAATAAACGGTATATTGATTGGTGATTGTCCAGAACCAGAGACAGCCTATATACCCATGTCACCAGTTCTAGACGATGGGCTCTATGATTTCTATGACTTTTCCACTAGCGAATTCAACCTCGCCTTTTTCAAAGACCAACCTTATAACTATGAATACTTTCAGAAAATAGCCGAAAGTGATCTCTTTACCATCTGTATGGGAATATATGCAGATTCTGGATTCTTACAGCCAGAAGGCTTTCGAGCAATTGTAAAGCCAGATGTTTTCGAAAAATTTCAGCTCGTAATCGCCTCACTAGAAAATGAAAACAGTGAAATACCCTATCTTCCAAATATGGAATATGATGGTGTTGATAGCGTTATCAATTCAACCGTATCCTACCCTCAAGTATTAATGCACAATTTCGAAGAAGTCCTAGAACTTAAAGACGAGGATACCTGGAAAACCTATGTTTTTCTGCCAGTACAATTTGTTGAAAACGAAATAGAAACGGCCAATCACAAAGATGTTTTTCACTATGCTGAACTTACTTCTGGTACACAAGTATCCGACAAATTTAAAGTCGAACTTTTTGAAAACGGTGCAATGGGCATGGAAAGCCTCAAATACAGATTGTTAGGCAATGGCTTTCTAAAAGGAAACCTTTTTGGCGA contains these protein-coding regions:
- a CDS encoding nicotinate phosphoribosyltransferase produces the protein MAELKKLDQVGAFHVDEERLFYSATHEEILDGYTTDVYFVKTREILNEMGKGQTNVVAEVFARKTGMFAGIGEVENLLKDKKVKVHALPEGSVFYEKEVVLRIEGPYDEFGMFETVILGMLASSSGWATATAEIVEAAAGKPVYSFGARHVHPAVAPVMERAALIGGASGASCIVAAKLQNLEPVGTVPHAIFLVLGDTLEGAIGYDKYMPENEPRLVLVDTFQDEAVETLRIADYFGERLKGIRLDTPSERGGVTQGLVREIRARLDMSGHQNVQIFVSGGLTPERIELLKEAGADAFGVGSYISGASAIDMTMDLKVVDGKPIAKRGRIPGLTETSRLKRII
- a CDS encoding dephospho-CoA kinase, producing MIIGLTGNMGTGKTTVARFLRSKGALIIDADQLAREVVAPGRPAYEDIVAFFGKEILNQNKEIDRKVLGKIVFGDAPKREQLEKFIHPRIINRMNTIIEKQGKETVIVIDAPLLIEAGLHKRVDKVWVTDCSKSTQADRIKKRDGLSDKEIEKRLSSQMSSEEKLSYADLVIDTNGSKQMVQKYLDEVWDKQVLGKIY
- the mutM gene encoding bifunctional DNA-formamidopyrimidine glycosylase/DNA-(apurinic or apyrimidinic site) lyase, whose protein sequence is MPELPEVENIRRELDGSLRNKEILDCKVLRASVIKNTDASYFEQVMQNNVIEGFARRGKYLLGSLSTGHMLIVHLGMTGQLYLSNEGTAMKKHTHVIWKLSGGEEMRFTDVRRFGGIHLLDNHDISCLPGLRKMGPEPLDPSFGPNDFLALFEKKRSGAIKRWLLDQSFIAGIGNIYADESLFAAGIYPGRDISTLTKKEKRKLYDSILSVLRQAIAEGGSSINDYINARGQKGGFQESHKVYGKENVPCVICGTPLSSCKIAGRTTTYCRHCQK
- the polA gene encoding DNA polymerase I gives rise to the protein MEKIVLIDGNSLLHRAFHALPLLETKKGRYTNAVYGFVTMLLRLLDEEKPDYLLVAFDKGKKTFRHKMYAEYKGTRKKSAPELAQQFATVREVMDALGIPYVEMDEYEADDILGAYAKKAASEGKNALIVTGDRDALQLVDDNIQVLYTKRGISQTERCDIAFIDEKYGIKPEQLIDVKSLMGDNSDNIPGVPGVGEKTALKLIKAYGNLEGVYEHLGDVSGKKLLENLTTFKDQAELSYELGQIATNIENLEDLADYRFTGLDKEKAAALFQELEFTSLVKKMGMTTVTVAQAEEKRPTRTIQYKLVTIEDIDEWREFMAERKSAELGLALVCEQTRKETNIKKIQIFDGKTLGEFVPFMPMPGQAEGFIRATVDSGQRIMSLQAKTLLSLCKMWDLELPLVDDVSLMAYLLDAEAREYTEETLIANYLDVKLPSNAEHWAVLANYLSFPLLQKALEEEGLLSLYEDLELPLLSVLCDMERHGVRVDLDYLSTMRTKLLKTIEAIESEIYENAGERFNINSPKQLSKILFETLELTPLKKTKTGYSTDAEVLDKLKDDHPIVSLVLDYRKWVKLNSTYVEGLLEQGSRKDGIIHTSYNQTVASTGRLSSTDPNLQNIPIRTEESKLIRRAFKPVDDGNILMAADYSQIELRVLAHLSKDEKMTQAYIEDKDIHTATASEVFDIPMEMVNKAMRRKAKAVNFGIVYGISDFGLARDLNIPVYEAKEYIETYFERYPGVKRFIDETIAEAKASGEVRTMLNRKRRIRNINSSNFNARSGAERMAMNTPVQGSAADIIKIAMLKVDEALKKEKLKARMILQVHDEIILELPKEELEAATDLLRRCMEDAYKLSVPLKVDMKSGTTWYDMEGI
- a CDS encoding zf-HC2 domain-containing protein, with product MDCKECREQMSDALDSKLGDKEAAFNNHLDTCDECRKEYEEYKIMMQAIRDLPDVEVPEGFRNHWKEAVKEQEKGMLAVLPLHKRRVLRVAMGIAAAGLIAINLPNMIGMGNSEMLKDEAPLEMAMQEQEVPFGDVLEDSDGMGAEPAEEPMMFAAPAADEETEVTLKNASPEMAVTEENRMEPTYFIKEESLAAVKTYFEQKELSLVEVEENPEYLVYAVQLDAEGLSSWENFLTELGEKDEESENDVGTEETPSLVEIRVEIIQ
- a CDS encoding sigma-70 family RNA polymerase sigma factor, with the protein product MVSDVELIGKFNDGDVDAFEQLIIRYEKKIYSICFYFLKNREDAEDAAQEIILKLYKKLGSFRQEAAFSTWMNYVASNTCRDYLRKRKRNKVLHLDDDIQTEDGQISRELPSEESTPEERIENKELGVLMQDTIAKLKEDHREILLMREYQELSYEEIAKILEISVGTVKSRIYRARKDLKALLNQGEQLQGYIRQKDS